A single window of Natranaerovirga pectinivora DNA harbors:
- a CDS encoding ferrous iron transporter B, whose product MKKCHQIEEKNVDSKNAILLMGNPNVGKSVIFSKLTGMNVISANYTGTTVTFTKGDFTYKNEKISLIDVPGTYTLEATSPAEEVAVDMLKQGAGAIICVLDATNLERNLNLAFQLKEYNMPIVYSLNLMDVAERQGITIDIDGLSKALGAPVIETVATHNKGLKKVLDEAVKAFKAQEEIQIEVLSKEERWKKVGEICEKVQTIEYREPKFIDKLGDWTMQPFPGIPIAIVVLALVLGIVVGGGKALRSLVLLPIINEGIVPIITDLVSRIIPEGVFLKLLVGDFGVLVKGIEWPFALILPYVLLFYIVLSFLEDSGYLPRLGVLVDGILRKLGLPGGNIVPFIMGYGCAVPAILGTRASSSYKERLILTSLVSLAVPCTAQTGAFFSLLGDRSVFVLIFVYMISFVAIVVVGVALNKMLPGKSAPMLLEIPNLLMPSKGTLFKKIWIRLKHFLVEAEVPMMIGILLAALIFETGFINVIGTALEPLVVGWLGLPKEASISLLLGIIRRELAVMPLLDMDLSIIQVMVGSVVALFYIPCLSVFIVLVKEFKLKVALILSGTTIAFALFFGGIVNQVATFISNLF is encoded by the coding sequence CTACTTATGGGGAATCCTAATGTAGGAAAAAGTGTTATTTTTTCTAAGTTAACAGGAATGAATGTTATTTCTGCTAATTATACTGGAACAACGGTTACATTTACAAAAGGTGATTTTACATATAAAAATGAGAAAATAAGTCTTATTGATGTCCCAGGAACATATACTCTTGAAGCAACCTCACCAGCTGAAGAAGTGGCTGTTGATATGTTAAAACAAGGGGCTGGGGCTATTATTTGTGTTCTTGATGCTACAAATCTAGAAAGAAATTTAAATCTAGCCTTTCAGTTAAAAGAGTATAATATGCCAATAGTGTATTCTCTTAACTTAATGGACGTGGCTGAAAGACAGGGAATAACAATTGATATTGACGGGTTATCTAAAGCCTTAGGGGCGCCTGTTATTGAGACGGTTGCAACCCATAATAAAGGTCTAAAAAAAGTTTTAGATGAGGCGGTTAAAGCCTTTAAAGCACAAGAAGAGATTCAGATTGAGGTTTTATCAAAAGAAGAACGATGGAAAAAAGTTGGAGAGATTTGTGAAAAAGTTCAAACCATTGAATATCGTGAGCCGAAATTTATTGACAAATTAGGGGATTGGACAATGCAACCTTTTCCTGGTATTCCTATTGCTATAGTTGTTTTAGCATTAGTATTAGGAATAGTAGTAGGTGGGGGTAAAGCATTAAGATCTTTGGTCTTACTTCCAATCATAAATGAAGGTATTGTTCCTATAATTACTGATTTAGTAAGTCGAATTATTCCTGAAGGTGTATTTTTAAAGTTATTAGTAGGAGATTTTGGTGTTTTAGTAAAAGGTATTGAATGGCCTTTTGCTCTTATATTGCCTTATGTACTTTTGTTTTACATAGTACTTTCCTTTTTAGAGGATAGTGGGTATTTACCAAGACTTGGCGTATTGGTAGATGGTATTTTAAGAAAGTTAGGATTGCCTGGGGGTAATATTGTACCCTTTATTATGGGTTATGGATGTGCTGTCCCAGCTATATTAGGTACAAGAGCGTCTTCAAGCTATAAAGAGCGATTGATATTAACATCTTTAGTGTCTTTAGCAGTTCCTTGTACGGCACAAACAGGGGCATTTTTCTCCCTATTAGGTGATAGGTCGGTTTTTGTTTTAATTTTTGTATATATGATTTCTTTTGTTGCAATTGTAGTAGTGGGTGTAGCCCTTAATAAGATGCTACCAGGAAAAAGTGCGCCTATGCTACTTGAGATTCCAAACTTATTAATGCCAAGTAAAGGAACACTTTTTAAAAAAATATGGATTAGATTAAAACACTTTTTAGTGGAAGCAGAAGTGCCTATGATGATAGGGATCCTTCTAGCAGCATTAATTTTTGAGACCGGATTTATAAATGTGATTGGTACGGCATTAGAACCATTAGTGGTTGGATGGTTAGGGTTGCCAAAAGAAGCAAGTATCTCATTGTTGCTTGGAATTATACGAAGAGAATTAGCTGTTATGCCTCTTTTAGATATGGACTTATCTATTATTCAAGTTATGGTTGGCTCAGTAGTGGCATTATTCTATATTCCTTGTTTGTCTGTTTTTATAGTGTTAGTAAAAGAATTCAAATTAAAAGTAGCATTAATACTTTCAGGAACAACAATTGCTTTTGCCTTATTCTTTGGAGGAATAGTAAATCAGGTTGCAACTTTTATAAGTAACTTATTCTAG
- a CDS encoding methyl-accepting chemotaxis protein translates to MLISKFKFKNLSIGLKYGITVTVIIVLFMLSSVLVNSYLMRINREVKELNIINDHTLALNALDKITKDKNIKIADYIDYKDEELVVEYDGLITLFQYTYNNLIIGIEDEEILDLLNQIYETNSQMDDVFKNRILTQVRIGNMDSARSRRSIVVNIQYIIGNRLLEIQDLMESLREVSIRDVDTAIRDTRVTLIISIIVGAILSIFILLLVSLKIKSYFNKLIVLNEEIAKGNLTSEDINYNGTDEIGKLSRATMEMVNNIKGIIKDVMASSSNMNNSSVELTNLAKEVKEVNEQISATMEEMSVGAEEQANAGTKVLYSVERLNHLINDSNDKGKKLNESTNEAMSIAKAGEANMLDSIQKMDRISKMVKELGHKIKNLDDKSKNIYKLVEVINSIAEETNLLALNAAIEAARAGEAGRGFAVVADEIRKLAEQSGKSVLEITRIVDEVQSDSKEMTNALEEGYTVIEDGSNQIKITEESFEAIHSVILLMVDEIKEVVNSFSIIKDNSVEIENSIEHIASISQENSAAIEETCASIEQQENSMGIVLDKSKDLLYLAEKLNNIIKTFRV, encoded by the coding sequence ATGTTAATATCAAAATTCAAATTCAAAAATTTAAGTATTGGTTTAAAATATGGGATAACAGTAACAGTAATTATTGTATTATTTATGTTATCTTCTGTACTAGTTAATTCTTATTTAATGAGAATAAATAGGGAAGTTAAAGAATTAAATATTATTAATGACCATACATTGGCATTAAATGCGTTGGATAAAATTACAAAAGATAAAAACATAAAGATAGCGGATTATATCGATTACAAAGATGAAGAATTGGTAGTTGAATATGATGGCCTAATAACATTATTTCAATATACATATAATAATCTGATTATAGGTATAGAAGACGAAGAAATATTAGATTTGTTAAATCAAATCTATGAAACCAATAGTCAGATGGATGATGTATTTAAGAATCGGATTTTAACACAGGTTAGAATAGGTAATATGGATAGCGCTAGGTCTCGTAGATCCATAGTTGTCAATATACAGTATATAATAGGCAATAGATTATTAGAAATACAAGACTTGATGGAAAGCCTGAGAGAGGTTTCAATTAGGGATGTTGATACAGCCATTAGAGACACGAGAGTAACATTGATCATATCCATTATAGTAGGTGCAATTTTAAGTATTTTTATTCTTCTACTTGTTAGTTTAAAAATAAAATCATATTTTAATAAGTTAATAGTATTAAATGAAGAAATAGCAAAAGGGAATTTGACAAGTGAAGATATTAATTATAATGGTACTGATGAAATAGGAAAATTATCAAGGGCAACAATGGAGATGGTGAATAATATAAAAGGCATTATCAAAGATGTTATGGCATCATCCTCGAATATGAACAATAGTAGTGTAGAACTTACCAATTTAGCTAAGGAAGTAAAAGAAGTTAATGAGCAAATATCTGCTACTATGGAAGAAATGTCCGTTGGGGCAGAGGAGCAAGCTAATGCTGGAACAAAAGTATTGTATTCAGTTGAAAGGTTGAATCATTTAATTAATGATTCTAATGACAAAGGCAAAAAGTTAAATGAATCAACAAATGAAGCCATGTCAATTGCAAAAGCAGGAGAAGCTAATATGCTAGACTCTATTCAAAAAATGGATAGGATCAGTAAGATGGTTAAAGAGTTAGGTCATAAAATTAAAAATCTAGATGATAAATCTAAAAATATTTATAAATTAGTAGAAGTTATTAACTCAATTGCAGAGGAAACCAATTTACTTGCTTTAAATGCGGCAATAGAAGCAGCAAGAGCAGGTGAAGCTGGAAGGGGCTTTGCTGTTGTAGCAGATGAAATAAGAAAATTAGCGGAACAATCAGGTAAATCTGTATTAGAAATTACCCGCATTGTGGATGAGGTTCAATCAGATTCTAAGGAAATGACAAACGCCTTAGAAGAAGGTTATACAGTTATAGAAGATGGAAGCAATCAAATAAAAATTACAGAAGAAAGCTTTGAAGCCATCCATTCAGTAATACTTTTAATGGTAGATGAGATAAAAGAAGTAGTAAATAGTTTTTCTATTATAAAAGACAATAGTGTAGAAATAGAAAATTCAATAGAGCATATTGCTAGTATATCACAGGAAAATTCAGCGGCTATAGAAGAAACTTGTGCATCAATAGAGCAACAAGAGAATTCAATGGGGATTGTATTAGATAAATCAAAAGATCTTTTATATTTAGCAGAAAAGCTGAATAATATTATTAAAACATTTAGAGTTTAG
- a CDS encoding lysylphosphatidylglycerol synthase transmembrane domain-containing protein, whose protein sequence is MKKMKKRMLSIIGIILVSSLLFLSDLEVVWQTILGIGIKHIIILCLMQIVTIFLLNLQWYTISKRLNVIISFKDIFDINMTGTFVECITPAVKAGGELTKVIMFSSKFGISKGCSSAIVGIQKIVSLTSFVLLNFISLFLFLTVYNANVNISIILLSLIFIIVMSGSLFILVFKNNKVESLICKLPFVKNKEKVIGFFTQFRESIRTIKKRNSFFMTQFILSMIIWMFFAIKAFYIIRMINLDVSFIVVSMITYITYMIGMLPLLPGGLGTFEGSLIMLLTPFGASLDQGITVALVLRFVTFWFVFLLSGAYLGSKALLKKRIKGKLQCN, encoded by the coding sequence ATGAAAAAAATGAAAAAGAGGATGCTTTCAATAATAGGAATAATATTAGTAAGTAGCTTATTATTTTTATCAGATTTAGAGGTTGTTTGGCAAACAATATTAGGTATTGGTATAAAACATATTATTATTTTATGTTTAATGCAAATAGTAACCATATTCCTGTTAAATCTTCAGTGGTATACAATTAGTAAGAGACTAAATGTCATTATAAGTTTTAAGGATATTTTTGACATTAATATGACGGGAACTTTTGTAGAATGTATTACCCCTGCAGTAAAAGCGGGAGGGGAATTGACAAAAGTTATAATGTTTAGTTCAAAGTTTGGCATATCTAAAGGGTGTTCTTCTGCAATTGTAGGTATTCAAAAGATTGTAAGTTTAACAAGTTTTGTACTTTTAAATTTCATAAGTTTGTTTTTATTTTTAACAGTGTATAATGCTAATGTTAATATCAGTATAATTTTATTAAGTCTAATATTTATTATTGTAATGAGTGGAAGTCTATTTATATTGGTTTTTAAAAACAATAAGGTAGAATCATTAATATGTAAATTACCTTTTGTAAAAAACAAAGAAAAAGTTATAGGATTTTTCACCCAGTTTAGAGAATCCATAAGAACTATTAAAAAGAGAAATAGTTTTTTTATGACACAATTCATCCTTTCTATGATTATATGGATGTTTTTTGCCATAAAGGCTTTTTATATTATTAGAATGATTAACTTAGATGTGAGTTTTATAGTAGTTTCTATGATTACATATATAACCTATATGATCGGCATGTTACCTTTACTGCCTGGCGGGCTAGGGACCTTTGAAGGAAGTTTAATTATGTTACTTACACCTTTTGGAGCTTCATTAGATCAAGGTATTACAGTGGCATTAGTTTTAAGATTTGTTACTTTTTGGTTTGTGTTTCTACTTAGTGGGGCTTACTTAGGAAGTAAAGCGCTATTGAAGAAGAGAATTAAGGGGAAACTTCAATGCAATTAA
- a CDS encoding YhcH/YjgK/YiaL family protein produces MIFSNLKTWDNEKSAYSETIRKAVAFLQEKDCSKLEEGKHVIDGDKIFANVMDKVTESKEKRAPEAHIKYIDIQYVESGIEVIGFAKMSDELVVAEDSLEAKDLIKYTNEVPNEVDLKLLPGDFGIFFPDDVHRPLCAFDGPANVRKVVIKVAVDAL; encoded by the coding sequence ATGATTTTTAGTAATTTAAAAACTTGGGACAATGAAAAAAGCGCTTATTCAGAAACAATTAGAAAAGCGGTAGCTTTTTTACAAGAAAAAGACTGTTCAAAATTAGAAGAAGGCAAACATGTAATCGATGGTGATAAAATATTTGCTAACGTAATGGATAAAGTTACGGAAAGCAAAGAAAAAAGAGCACCAGAAGCACACATAAAATATATTGATATCCAATATGTTGAGTCAGGTATTGAAGTAATAGGCTTTGCAAAAATGAGTGATGAATTAGTAGTGGCCGAGGACAGTTTAGAAGCAAAAGACCTTATCAAATACACAAATGAAGTGCCTAATGAAGTAGATTTAAAATTATTACCAGGAGACTTCGGAATCTTTTTCCCAGATGATGTTCATAGACCACTTTGTGCATTTGATGGACCAGCTAATGTGAGAAAAGTTGTCATTAAAGTTGCAGTCGACGCATTATAA
- the pssA gene encoding CDP-diacylglycerol--serine O-phosphatidyltransferase, with the protein MQLKKSIPNIITLFNICLGLFAIMTVICEVTNHKYIIASTLICVAAIGDYLDGKLARILSAESDLGKQLDSLSDLISFGVAPIIIAFKLNMYEMRYMAFAILSLFVLAGAYRLARYNISNFDGCFRGLPITVAGVLICIFNIINWYSMEIGSYTIYNNYITSVIIIILSYLMVSKIPFKKI; encoded by the coding sequence ATGCAATTAAAAAAATCAATACCTAATATCATTACATTATTCAATATATGTTTAGGTCTATTTGCTATAATGACAGTTATTTGTGAAGTTACAAATCATAAATATATAATTGCATCCACATTAATTTGTGTAGCTGCTATAGGTGATTATTTAGATGGTAAGTTAGCTAGAATTTTAAGTGCTGAAAGTGATTTAGGAAAACAATTGGATTCATTGTCTGATTTAATTTCTTTTGGAGTTGCACCCATTATTATAGCGTTTAAGTTAAATATGTATGAAATGAGATATATGGCATTTGCTATTTTATCTTTATTTGTTTTAGCGGGAGCCTATAGATTAGCTAGATATAATATTTCCAATTTTGATGGTTGCTTTAGGGGTCTTCCAATAACCGTTGCAGGTGTTTTGATTTGCATATTTAATATAATTAATTGGTATTCTATGGAAATAGGTAGTTACACCATTTATAACAATTATATTACAAGTGTTATTATTATTATTTTGTCTTATTTAATGGTCTCAAAAATTCCATTTAAAAAAATTTAA
- a CDS encoding nicotianamine synthase family protein produces the protein MNVIGYITKKIEGFVSRNCIGMCWVEKYYAQLVKNEISLGDITAEDRVMCIGGGPVPCTAIGIARETGAKVAVVDNDPMAVKLASELIKRLNLKDRIEVIEANGQNLMPNEFTVIHIAKQVCPREEVLKYMWNNVSEGTRILVRNPQKGLKFLYENRCSRKIKNEKADEFLTEEEMINGTLLFVR, from the coding sequence ATGAATGTCATTGGATATATTACAAAGAAAATAGAGGGTTTTGTATCAAGAAATTGCATTGGAATGTGTTGGGTTGAGAAATATTATGCTCAACTGGTTAAAAATGAAATAAGCCTAGGGGATATTACCGCTGAAGACAGAGTAATGTGTATCGGTGGTGGACCTGTTCCTTGTACGGCAATAGGAATTGCAAGGGAAACAGGTGCAAAAGTAGCTGTAGTTGATAATGATCCAATGGCTGTAAAACTGGCATCAGAATTAATTAAAAGGTTAAATTTAAAAGATAGAATTGAAGTCATTGAAGCCAATGGACAAAATTTAATGCCTAATGAATTTACCGTTATACATATTGCAAAACAAGTATGCCCAAGAGAAGAAGTCTTAAAATATATGTGGAACAATGTTTCAGAAGGAACAAGGATTTTAGTAAGAAATCCTCAAAAGGGTCTTAAGTTCTTATATGAAAATAGATGCAGTAGAAAAATTAAAAATGAAAAAGCAGATGAATTTTTAACGGAAGAAGAAATGATAAATGGAACATTGCTGTTTGTTAGATAG